One part of the Lycium ferocissimum isolate CSIRO_LF1 chromosome 8, AGI_CSIRO_Lferr_CH_V1, whole genome shotgun sequence genome encodes these proteins:
- the LOC132067485 gene encoding protein IQ-DOMAIN 29-like, whose protein sequence is MVSLKARRAFLRLKAVIRLQAAVRGHLVRRQAVATLYCIHGIVKLQAHVRGQIVRRSSIGCEMITKQELGQQGTNASKLARELSKNEFTAKLLASSPTVMPLRLHYVPEEPNSCQKWLVRWTVSQIWQSRSKPKTLSRKKHQNTEADIALSKHNRRKVHSRKMQNGSNHSTSGSEKKKSSHSVNSVIQNPGSEIKKVKHNLKKISSPLLKKPVQSEVDTERKKQSHEKSSNILVPQKSISDEPLKSLEGTVENSTNVETPQETQVVDDTITHFDILSVSVTHHNSSTDATNNFSQSDVHQKLITDNREDTPVGNEDSCTNHDNEGNESNKVNRRVSLPAKHDVDASTPTTRKVPSYMAPTKSAKAKLKEQASPRFGQDVAEKNAQTRRHSLPSPMNGKLSSSPSPRVQRLVQASAKEGIKIDRSSSSRDGTDKMTRAEWKR, encoded by the exons ATGGTCTCTCTGAAGGCTCGCCGAGCATTTCTTAGGCTCAAGGCCGTCATAAGGCTACAAGCTGCAGTACGTGGCCATTTGGTCAGAAGGCAAGCTGTTGCTACATTATACTGTATACATGGGATTGTCAAGCTTCAAGCACATGTCCGTGGCCAGATTGTTAGACGTTCCAGTATTGGCTGTGAAATGATAACGAAACAAGAACTTGGACAACAG GGAACTAATGCATCCAAACTAGCAAGGGAGCTATCCAAGAATGAATTCACTGCAAAG CTACTTGCTTCATCACCGACTGTAATGCCTCTACGCCTCCATTATGTTCCCGAGGAACCAAATTCTTGTCAGAAATGGCTAGTCCGTTGGACTGTATCACAGATTTGGCAATCACGCTCTAAACCGAAAACACTTTCGAGAAAAAAGCATCAAAACACTGAAGCAGACATTGCTTTGTCAAAGCACAACAGAAGAAAAGTGCATTCTAGAAAAATGCAGAACGGTTCAAATCATTCCACATCGGGGTCAGAAAAGAAGAAATCAAGTCATTCGGTAAACTCCGTTATTCAGAATCCAGGAAGTGAGATTAAGAAGGTAAAACATAACTTAAAGAAAATTTCCAGCCCTCTATTGAAAAAACCTGTTCAGTCTGAGGTTGATACTGAGAGAAAAAAGCAAAGTCATGAGAAATCATCAAATATTCTGGTTCCTCAGAAGAGCATATCTGATGAACCATTGAAAAGTTTAGAAGGGACAGTTGAAAATTCTACTAATGTGGAGACACCTCAAGAAACCCAAGTGGTGGATGATACTATCACTCATTTCGATATCCTTTCTGTATCTGTTACTCATCACAATTCAAGTACTGATGCCACAAATAACTTTTCTCAGTCTGATGTACATCAGAAATTGATCACTGATAACAGAGAGGATACTCCTGTTGGAAATGAGGATTCTTGTACTAACCATGATAATGAAGGAAATGAGAGCAACAAGGTTAACAGAAGAGTTTCTTTACCTGCAAAGCATGATGTTGATGCAAGCACGCCAACAACCAGAAAGGTGCCTAGCTACATGGCTCCAACCAAGTCTGCTAAGGCTAAGCTGAAAGAGCAAGCCTCACCAAGGTTTGGCCAAGATGTGGCTGAGAAGAATGCCCAAACCAGACGTCATTCTTTGCCGTCCCCTATGAATGGCAAGCTGAGTTCATCACCATCACCACGGGTGCAGAGGCTGGTCCAAGCTAGTGCAAAAGAAGGAATCAAGATTGATAGATCTTCATCTTCAAGGGATGGTACTG ATAAGATGACTCGAGCAGAATGGAAGCGGTAA